Proteins found in one Ptychodera flava strain L36383 chromosome 16, AS_Pfla_20210202, whole genome shotgun sequence genomic segment:
- the LOC139114713 gene encoding kynurenine aminotransferase-like isoform X2, with product MSKKHGPAKRIQGLDKNVWVEFVGLALEYKPVNLGQGFPDFAAPPNLVDALVKTISGEENKMMHQYTRGFGHPRLVKAISTLYSQLIGREINQNTEILCTVGAYDSLFCAFMGLIDEGDEVIIIEPYFDCYEPMTKMAGGVPVFVPLKPKHPRVPSTRDFVLDPEELASKFTDKTKALVLNTPNNPLGKVFKRSELEMIADLCKKHDVICISDEVYEWLVFDDNEHIRMASLPDMWDRTITIGSAGKTFSVTGWKLGWSYGPAHLIRPMMTIHQNSLYTIPTPLQEAAAIGFETELARLNQPDCYFKELAAMLKSKRERMAKFLSEVGLVPIIPEGGYFMMADTSGIDVDLNDPEVGDGNRDYKLVRWLTKKKGIGAIPPSAFYNPDHKHLGENYIRFCFIKEDSTLDKAEKIIREWKESMTNAK from the exons GGATTTCCAGATTTTGCTGCCCCTCCAAATCTTGTTGATGCACTTGTGAAGACTATCTCCGGTGAAGAGAATAAAATGATGCATCAATACACAAGAGGATTT GGGCACCCAAGACTAGTCAAGGCCATCTCAACTCTGTATAGTCAGCTGATTGGCAGAGAAATCAACCAGAACACAGAAATTCTATGTACAGTTGGAGCTTATGACTCTCTATTTTGTGCATTCATGGGATTGATTGATGAAGGAGATGAg gTGATTATCATAGAACCCTACTTTGACTGTTATGAGCCCATGACTAAAATGGCTGGTGGAGTTCCTGTGTTTGTGCCACTCAAACCG AAACATCCCCGTGTGCCTTCAACTAGGGACTTCGTTCTAGACCCTGAGGAGCTTGCCAGCAAATTTACAGATAAAACAAAAGCTCTGGTGCTGAACACACCAAACAACCCCCTTGGAAAG GTCTTCAAGAGAAGTGAATTAGAAATGATTGCTGACCTGTGCAAGAAACACGATGTGATATGTATCAGTGACGAAGTGTATGAATGGTTGGTTTTTGATGACAATGAACACATCAGAATGG CATCTCTGCCTGATATGTGGGATCGTACCATTACCATAGGCAGTGCTGGAAAGACTTTCAGTGTGACAGGATGGAAG CTTGGTTGGTCATATGGTCCAGCCCATCTTATACGACCAATGATGACCATACATCAGAACAGTCTGTACACCATACCAACACCACTTCAA GAAGCAGCAGCCATTGGTTTTGAAACAGAACTTGCAAGGTTAAACCAACCAGACTGCTATTTCAAGGAGCTGGCGGCCATGTTGAAATCCAAAAGAGAAAGAATGGCTAAGTTTCTGTCTGAAGTTGGTTTAGTGCCAATCATACCAGAAGGGGGATATTTTATGATGGCTGACACATCTGGAATTG atgttgacttaaatgatcCTGAAGTTGGAGATGGCAACAGAGATTATAAGTTGGTCAGGTGGCTCACAAAGAAAAag GGTATAGGTGCAATACCACCAAGTGCCTTTTATAATCCAGaccacaaacacctcggggaaAATTACATCAGATTCTGCTTCATCAAG gAGGATAGTACCTTGGACAAAGCAGAGAAAATTATCAGAGAATGGAAGGAGTCCATGACAAATGCAAAGTGA
- the LOC139114715 gene encoding myogenesis-regulating glycosidase-like produces the protein MFKISLLVAVSAVLLGYLFYSRYELPSENTIPEHEPEHERQLPQNLVSVGRMNIDLNSREFFLVRYIDDEVVLRGSLGRHFGSATGQECEHTLVSGFGHCTEFPQQARLHVMRRASSTTDCYDIIWEPLGDGDLEDCFNLAESHWYGGAELLHQYWPIEKSSVPMQPYQTSDAGFIRDETSYGGFIERLWLNSKGVGIFVDSSVHLHASINANNDEKLCLKSKLYDIGKYSSTNTDLRHTICVGADVKDVYTHLSAKYINKPDGIPDEKMFRSPVWSTWARYKMAVNQTKVLDFAHEIVSRGFPNSQLEIDDMWSPAYGDFEFARDKFPDAKAMISSLHSMGFRVTAWVIPFVKLDSQAYREGAATKYLVLDATTDKPLLTRWWQGDGALVDFTNPGACQWFIGRLEILRKSVGLNSYKIDAGETNFLPTSTKTHAPLTEPGDYTKFYVDCVARLGRQIEVRVGHHTQKYAVHQRMFDKDSTWGYDNGLKTMIPTALVMGIIGYPFNLPDMIGGNAYDPVDISKTVFPERELFIRWMQLTAYLPSMQFSLSPWQYDDEVVEIALKMVQVHEDIVTPIVLKAAREATVSGTPIIRPLWWTSPKDEVALTTDSEYLVGDDLLVAPILEGASRSRDIYLPKGRWIDDLRGGEHKGAVWLKNYRVDLSEIATFTRVKN, from the exons atgtttaaaatttctcttctAGTGGCCGTATCGGCAGTTCTTCTTGGTTACCTGTTCTATTCTAGATACGAACTACCGTCAGAAAATACGATTCCTGAGCATGAGCCTGAGCATGAGCGCCAACTGCCCCAAAATTTAGTCAGTGTTGGTCGAATGAATATAGACTTGAACAGCCGCGAGTTCTTCTTGGTAAGGTATATAGACGACGAAGTGGTTTTGCGAGGTAGTCTCGGAAGACATTTCGGATCTGCGACGGGACAAGAATGTGAACATACTCTGGTGAGTGGATTTGGTCACTGCACAGAATTCCCACAACAGGCTCGGCTTCATGTTATGCGCAGGGCATCTTCCACAACGGACTGCTACGACATAATCTGGGAACCTCTGGGAGATGGTGATCTCGAAGACTGCTTCAATCTTGCCGAGAGCCACTGGTATGGCGGGGCTGAACTGCTTCACCAATATTGGCCTATCGAAAAGTCTAGTGTCCCGATGCAGCCCTACCAAACCTCGGACGCGGGATTCATACGAGATGAAACAAGTTACGGAGGATTCATTGAACGGTTATGGTTGAATTCGAAAGGAGTCGGCATCTTTGTGGATAGCTCTGTTCATTTACATGCAAGTATAAATGCAAACAACGACGAAAAATTGTGCCTTAAATCGAAACTCTATGACATAGGTAAATATTCAAGCACGAATACCGATCTACGGCATACAATATGCGTTGGGGCTGACGTGAAAGATGTTTATACACATCTGTCAGCCAAGTACATAAATAAGCCAGATGGTATCCCTGATGAGAAAATGTTCCGTTCTCCGGTTTGGTCTACCTGGGCCAGATATAAGATGGCAGTTAATCAGACTAAGGTGTTGGACTTTGCCCATGAAATCGTAAGCCGTGGTTTCCCCAATAGCCAGCTCGAGATTGACGATATGTGGTCACCGGCTTACGGCGATTTTGAATTTGCACGCGATAAATTCCCGGACGCGAAGGCCATGATCTCCAGTCTCCATTCCATGGGATTCCGTGTCACCGCCTGGGTTATACCTTTCGTAAAGCTAGACTCTCAAGCGTACAGAGAGGGCGCGGCGACTAAATACCTAGTGCTGGATGCCACCACCGACAAGCCCTTGCTTACGCGATGGTGGCAAGGGGACGGTGCTTTGGTAGACTTTACCAACCCTGGCGCTTGTCAATGGTTTATTGGTAGACTTGAAATACTAAGAAAATCTGTTGGTTTAAATTCCTACAAAATTGACGCCGGTGAAACGAATTTCCTACCCACGTCCACCAAAACTCATGCTCCTCTAACAGAACCTGGTGATTACacaaaattctacgttgattgTGTCGCAAGGCTTGGCCGACAAATTGAAGTCCGCGTCGGTCACCATACTCAAAAGTACGCCGTTCACCAAAGGATGTTTGATAAAGACTCTACATGGGGATACGATAACGGGCTGAAAACCATGATTCCGACGGCACTTGTCATGGGAATCATCGGCTACCCTTTCAACCTACCCGATATGATCGGCGGAAATGCGTATGATCCTGTCGACATTTCGAAGACCGTGTTTCCAGAGCGAGAGCTCTTCATCCGATGGATGCAGCTGACAGCTTATTTACCATCAATGCAGTTCTCTTTATCACCATGGCAGTATGATGACGAGGTGGTtgaaattgctttgaaaatggTTCAAGTCCACGAAGATATAGTAACGCCAATTGTGTTGAAGGCAGCAAGGGAAGCAACAGTTTCAG GAACACCGATCATCCGACCTCTCTGGTGGACCTCTCCGAAAGATGAAGTTGCCTTGACAACGGACTCAGAGTACCTGGTAGGCGACGATTTACTGGTGGCGCCAATCCTTGAGGGCGCCAGTCGAAGTCGTGACATATACCTACCAAAGGGTCGATGGATAGACGATCTACGCGGCGGCGAACACAAAGGTGCAGTGTGGCTGAAAAACTACAGGGTCGATTTGTCCGAGATTGCAACTTTTACTAGAGTGAAAAATTAA
- the LOC139114716 gene encoding myogenesis-regulating glycosidase-like produces MAAPKVTNSSNLYIKVILGIIVVFTLSLLTWYQIPCSSGSLGPQENRQDQNTAGIHTLIVGNLILDAISGQFVVKNRSHTERLRVTYGIGMSFEEGFTECDYVHLDNDDVVDTACMKVENKIKLVISHSVYDSIDCYDIEWTSLACDVIPMDCLHMADAHWFGGSENFFQHWPIETVQMPMHPSVTTRFGSIMERYWVNCRGVGVKVNDFIPLHTSANNDDQMLCLKSAYDSKLYNIPDDTYLKLKYQVCLGNNIKTTHQFMAQKHFDRPDDVPDENLFRYPIWSTLARYRTDINQSRVLQLADEVSSNWFPKGQLHIDNSWSSIYGDFEFDSLKFPNARSMIDRLHSMGFSVSVWVTPFASLNSKAFPEGLENEYWIKDGKGTAPAVVSWYHSNMCTVLDVTNADAVEWFTTRLEQLRDNVGIDTFKFGAGEVYYLPQSYTVQHRLRTPNEYSTRYVHAASRMGDQIEVQTAHRTQKLPIFVKLYDRFGRWGYDNGLKSIIPASLLAGILGYPFVLPGMIGGNGAEREETGEAVLPERELYIRWVQLAAYLPVMTFSICPWEYNAEVFNIAKEMVHVHETVVTPIMLRAASEAVETGTPIIRPLWWIAPDDTNALKSDDQFLVGDDLMVAPVLNKGERERDIYLPPGKWRDGLRGDYLEGGRWLRDYKVKLLEIATFTREIS; encoded by the exons ATGGCTGCACCAAAAGTCACAAACAGCAGTAATCTCTATATTAAGGTTATATTGGGGATTATTGTTGTCTTTACCCTCTCCTTGTTGACCTGGTACCAAATACCGTGCTCCTCTGGAAGCCTTGGACCTCAGGAGAACAGACAGGACCAAAACACCGCTGGAATTCACACTCTGATCGTTGGTAACTTGATTTTAGATGCCATTAGTGGCCAGTTCGTTGTTAAGAACCGGTCGCACACTGAGAGGCTGCGAGTCACGTACGGGATTGGTATGAGCTTTGAAGAAGGATTTACGGAGTGCGACTATGTTCATCTAGACAATGATGATGTTGTCGACACTGCCTGCATGAAAgtcgaaaataaaatcaaactaGTAATTTCTCATTCTGTCTACGATTCCATCGACTGCTATGACATTGAGTGGACTTCTCTGGCCTGTGACGTCATCCCGATGGACTGTTTACATATGGCGGATGCGCACTGGTTCGGTGGGTCGGAAAATTTCTTCCAACACTGGCCCATAGAGACAGTTCAGATGCCGATGCATCCGTCTGTGACCACACGTTTTGGGTCCATCATGGAACGGTACTGGGTGAACTGTCGTGGGGTAGGGGTTAAGGTCAACGACTTTATTCCACTTCACACCAGTGCTAACAACGATGACCAAATGCTGTGTCTTAAATCCGCGTATGACTCAAAACTCTATAACATTCCAGACGACACTTACCTGAAACTCAAGTACCAAGTTTGCCTGGGAAACAACATCAAAACGACGCACCAGTTCATGGCACAAAAACACTTCGATCGCCCTGACGACGTCCCCGATGAAAACCTGTTCAGGTATCCTATCTGGTCCACCTTAGCTAGGTACCGGACTGACATCAATCAAAGCCGGGTGCTTCAACTTGCAGACGAAGTCAGCAGTAATTGGTTTCCAAAAGGTCAGCTACACATTGATAATTCGTGGTCAAGCATTTACGGAGATTTCGAATTCGACTCTTTGAAATTTCCTAACGCTAGAAGTATGATCGATCGTCTGCATAGCATGGGATTCTCAGTCAGTGTATGGGTTACTCCCTTTGCTAGTCTGAACTCCAAAGCCTTTCCTGAAGGCCTAGAAAACGAATATTGGATAAAAGATGGGAAAGGTACTGCACCAGCCGTGGTCAGTTGGTACCATTCAAACATGTGTACAGTTTTAGATGTAACAAATGCGGACGCAGTTGAGTGGTTTACCACGCGACTGGAACAACTGCGTGACAACGTCGGTATCGACACATTTAAATTTGGCGCCGGCGAGGTGTACTACCTGCCGCAAAGCTACACGGTTCAGCATCGCCTTCGAACGCCCAACGAGTACAGCACAAGGTATGTTCATGCTGCATCTAGGATGGGAGATCAAATAGAAGTCCAAACCGCACACAGAACTCAAAAGCTACCCATCTTTGTCAAACTCTATGACAGATTTGGCCGATGGGGCTACGACAATGGGCTGAAATCTATCATTCCTGCCTCACTTTTGGCAGGTATTCTTGGATACCCTTTTGTACTGCCTGGAATGATAGGCGGGAATGGAGCCGAGCGTGAAGAGACGGGAGAGGCTGTCTTACCAGAGAGGGAACTATATATTCGATGGGTCCAACTCGCTGCGTACTTACCGGTAATGACATTCTCCATTTGCCCGTGGGAGTACAACGCTGAGGTGTTCAACATCGCCAAAGAGATGGTTCACGTTCATGAAACAGTCGTCACTCCTATAATGTTACGGGCTGCTTCAGAAGCTGTTGAAACAG GAACACCAATAATTCGTCCATTGTGGTGGATAGCACCAGACGACACTAACGCGTTGAAGTCTGATGACCAGTTTCTTGTCGGCGACGATCTCATGGTGGCGCCCGTCCTTAATAAAGGGGAACGAGAGCGGGACATCTACTTACCGCCGGGGAAATGGCGGGATGGACTCAGAGGGGACTATTTGGAAGGAGGGCGCTGGCTCAGGGATTATAAAGTTAAACTTTTGGAAATTGCAACATTCACGAGAGAAATTTCGTGA